In the Lepisosteus oculatus isolate fLepOcu1 chromosome 6, fLepOcu1.hap2, whole genome shotgun sequence genome, one interval contains:
- the nrbp2a gene encoding nuclear receptor-binding protein 2 isoform X3: MKTLEKLVLDHLRTLVSQGNVPGIESASLAMDTEEGVEVVWNEVQFSDKKVFKALEDKIKEMFENLMQVEHPNIVKFHKYWLDMRESGARVIFITEYMSSGSLKQFLKKTKKNHKTMNVKAWKRWCTQILSALSYLHSCDPPIIHGNLTCDTIFIQHNGLIKIGSVWHRLFVNAFPEAVHGQVRHHRDEQRNLHFFAPEYGLAEDDYAIDIFSFGICALEMAVLEIQANGDAVVPKEAITHAGQSLEDPLMREFIQSCVRHDAKKRPTAHDLLFHRVLFEVHSLKLLAAHCLINNQYLLPENCVEEKTKSFDPNAVMAEIQHTDRPGVQLRYSHVSPLELDKFLEDVKNGIYPLMNFAPPRPHPMPRALSLSQEHMETVKTPTPEPQETETRKVVQMHCNLESNEEGTKTHLTLFLKMEDKLHRQLSCDILPADSSKDLANELVHFAFISEEDCDMLAGFLEEALSKYRSGGTGWTGITMMH, from the exons atgaaaactctggaaaagcttgtactggaccacctcagaaccctg GTGAGCCAGGGCAATGTGCCGGGCATCGAGAGTGCATCGCTGGCGATGGACACAGAGGAGGGGGTGGAAGTGGTGTGGAATGAGGTGCAGTTCTCCGACAAGAAGGTCTTCAAGGCCCTGGAG GACAAAATTAAAGAGATGTTTGAGAACCTGATGCAGGTAGAGCACCCCAACATAGTCAAGTTCCATAAGTATTGGCTGGACATGAGAGAGAGCGGTGCCAGG GTGATTTTCATCACAGAGTACATGTCTTCAGGGAGTCTCAAGCAATTCTTgaagaaaaccaagaaaaacCATAAGACTATGAATGTGAAA GCATGGAAGAGATGGTGCACACAGATCCTGTCAGCCCTCAG TTACCTGCATTCCTGCGATCCCCCAATAATCCATGGCAACCTGACCTGCGACACCATCTTCATTCAGCACAATGGGCTCATCAAGATTGGCTCAG TGTGGCATCGACTGTTTGTTAATG CATTCCCAGAGGCTGTACACGGACAAGTTCGTCACCATCGAGATGAACAAAGGAACCTGCACTTCTTTGCCCCAGAATATGGCT TGGCTGAGGACGACTATGCAATTGACATCTTCTCCTTTGGAATCTGTGCCCTGGAG ATGGCTGTGTTGGAGATCCAGGCCAATGGAGATGCTGTGGTCCCCAAAGAGGCAATTACCCATGCTGGTCAGTCACTGGAAGATCCTCTGATGAGG GAGTTTATCCAGTCCTGTGTGAGACATGATGCAAAGAAGCGCCCGACGGCGCATGACCTGCTGTTCCACAGGGTGCTGTTTGAGGTGCACTCCCTCAAACTGCTGGCTGCCCACTGCCTCATCAACAACCAGT ACCTGCTGCCAGAAAACTGCGTGGAGGAAAAGACTAAGTCATTTGATCCCAACGCTGTGATGGCCGAGATTCAGCACACGGACCGTCCGGGGGTGCAGTTGAG gTATTCCCATGTCTCTCCACTGGAGCTGGACAAGTTCCTAGAGGATGTGAA aAATGGGATTTACCCCCTGATGAATTTTGCCCCTCCGCGCCCTCACCCCATGCCCCGTGCACTCTCGTTGTCCCAGGAGCACATGGAGACTGTGAAGACCCCCACACCTGAGCCCCAGGAGACAGAGACCAGAAAG GTTGTTCAGATGCATTGTAATCTGGAGTCCAACGAAGAAGGAACAAAAACACAC CTCACCCTATTCCTAAAGATGGAAGATAAGCTCCACAGGCAGCTCAGCTGTGACATCCTGCCCG cgGACAGTTCAAAGGATCTTGCAAATGAGCTGGTTCATTTTGCCTTCATCAGTGAG GAGGACTGCGACATGCTGGCTGGGTTCTTAGAGGAGGCTCTCAGTAAGTACCGGAGTGGAGGCACTGGCTGGACTGGCATCACAATGATGCATTGA
- the nrbp2a gene encoding nuclear receptor-binding protein 2 isoform X2, with protein MTMSVPERSSGSGGKEEESEDESEILEESPCGRWQKRKEQVSQGNVPGIESASLAMDTEEGVEVVWNEVQFSDKKVFKALEDKIKEMFENLMQVEHPNIVKFHKYWLDMRESGARVIFITEYMSSGSLKQFLKKTKKNHKTMNVKAWKRWCTQILSALSYLHSCDPPIIHGNLTCDTIFIQHNGLIKIGSEAVHGQVRHHRDEQRNLHFFAPEYGLAEDDYAIDIFSFGICALEMAVLEIQANGDAVVPKEAITHAGQSLEDPLMREFIQSCVRHDAKKRPTAHDLLFHRVLFEVHSLKLLAAHCLINNQYLLPENCVEEKTKSFDPNAVMAEIQHTDRPGVQLRYSHVSPLELDKFLEDVKNGIYPLMNFAPPRPHPMPRALSLSQEHMETVKTPTPEPQETETRKVVQMHCNLESNEEGTKTHLTLFLKMEDKLHRQLSCDILPADSSKDLANELVHFAFISEEDCDMLAGFLEEALSKYRSGGTGWTGITMMH; from the exons GTGAGCCAGGGCAATGTGCCGGGCATCGAGAGTGCATCGCTGGCGATGGACACAGAGGAGGGGGTGGAAGTGGTGTGGAATGAGGTGCAGTTCTCCGACAAGAAGGTCTTCAAGGCCCTGGAG GACAAAATTAAAGAGATGTTTGAGAACCTGATGCAGGTAGAGCACCCCAACATAGTCAAGTTCCATAAGTATTGGCTGGACATGAGAGAGAGCGGTGCCAGG GTGATTTTCATCACAGAGTACATGTCTTCAGGGAGTCTCAAGCAATTCTTgaagaaaaccaagaaaaacCATAAGACTATGAATGTGAAA GCATGGAAGAGATGGTGCACACAGATCCTGTCAGCCCTCAG TTACCTGCATTCCTGCGATCCCCCAATAATCCATGGCAACCTGACCTGCGACACCATCTTCATTCAGCACAATGGGCTCATCAAGATTGGCTCAG AGGCTGTACACGGACAAGTTCGTCACCATCGAGATGAACAAAGGAACCTGCACTTCTTTGCCCCAGAATATGGCT TGGCTGAGGACGACTATGCAATTGACATCTTCTCCTTTGGAATCTGTGCCCTGGAG ATGGCTGTGTTGGAGATCCAGGCCAATGGAGATGCTGTGGTCCCCAAAGAGGCAATTACCCATGCTGGTCAGTCACTGGAAGATCCTCTGATGAGG GAGTTTATCCAGTCCTGTGTGAGACATGATGCAAAGAAGCGCCCGACGGCGCATGACCTGCTGTTCCACAGGGTGCTGTTTGAGGTGCACTCCCTCAAACTGCTGGCTGCCCACTGCCTCATCAACAACCAGT ACCTGCTGCCAGAAAACTGCGTGGAGGAAAAGACTAAGTCATTTGATCCCAACGCTGTGATGGCCGAGATTCAGCACACGGACCGTCCGGGGGTGCAGTTGAG gTATTCCCATGTCTCTCCACTGGAGCTGGACAAGTTCCTAGAGGATGTGAA aAATGGGATTTACCCCCTGATGAATTTTGCCCCTCCGCGCCCTCACCCCATGCCCCGTGCACTCTCGTTGTCCCAGGAGCACATGGAGACTGTGAAGACCCCCACACCTGAGCCCCAGGAGACAGAGACCAGAAAG GTTGTTCAGATGCATTGTAATCTGGAGTCCAACGAAGAAGGAACAAAAACACAC CTCACCCTATTCCTAAAGATGGAAGATAAGCTCCACAGGCAGCTCAGCTGTGACATCCTGCCCG cgGACAGTTCAAAGGATCTTGCAAATGAGCTGGTTCATTTTGCCTTCATCAGTGAG GAGGACTGCGACATGCTGGCTGGGTTCTTAGAGGAGGCTCTCAGTAAGTACCGGAGTGGAGGCACTGGCTGGACTGGCATCACAATGATGCATTGA
- the nrbp2a gene encoding nuclear receptor-binding protein 2 isoform X1, with product MTMSVPERSSGSGGKEEESEDESEILEESPCGRWQKRKEQVSQGNVPGIESASLAMDTEEGVEVVWNEVQFSDKKVFKALEDKIKEMFENLMQVEHPNIVKFHKYWLDMRESGARVIFITEYMSSGSLKQFLKKTKKNHKTMNVKAWKRWCTQILSALSYLHSCDPPIIHGNLTCDTIFIQHNGLIKIGSVWHRLFVNAFPEAVHGQVRHHRDEQRNLHFFAPEYGLAEDDYAIDIFSFGICALEMAVLEIQANGDAVVPKEAITHAGQSLEDPLMREFIQSCVRHDAKKRPTAHDLLFHRVLFEVHSLKLLAAHCLINNQYLLPENCVEEKTKSFDPNAVMAEIQHTDRPGVQLRYSHVSPLELDKFLEDVKNGIYPLMNFAPPRPHPMPRALSLSQEHMETVKTPTPEPQETETRKVVQMHCNLESNEEGTKTHLTLFLKMEDKLHRQLSCDILPADSSKDLANELVHFAFISEEDCDMLAGFLEEALSKYRSGGTGWTGITMMH from the exons GTGAGCCAGGGCAATGTGCCGGGCATCGAGAGTGCATCGCTGGCGATGGACACAGAGGAGGGGGTGGAAGTGGTGTGGAATGAGGTGCAGTTCTCCGACAAGAAGGTCTTCAAGGCCCTGGAG GACAAAATTAAAGAGATGTTTGAGAACCTGATGCAGGTAGAGCACCCCAACATAGTCAAGTTCCATAAGTATTGGCTGGACATGAGAGAGAGCGGTGCCAGG GTGATTTTCATCACAGAGTACATGTCTTCAGGGAGTCTCAAGCAATTCTTgaagaaaaccaagaaaaacCATAAGACTATGAATGTGAAA GCATGGAAGAGATGGTGCACACAGATCCTGTCAGCCCTCAG TTACCTGCATTCCTGCGATCCCCCAATAATCCATGGCAACCTGACCTGCGACACCATCTTCATTCAGCACAATGGGCTCATCAAGATTGGCTCAG TGTGGCATCGACTGTTTGTTAATG CATTCCCAGAGGCTGTACACGGACAAGTTCGTCACCATCGAGATGAACAAAGGAACCTGCACTTCTTTGCCCCAGAATATGGCT TGGCTGAGGACGACTATGCAATTGACATCTTCTCCTTTGGAATCTGTGCCCTGGAG ATGGCTGTGTTGGAGATCCAGGCCAATGGAGATGCTGTGGTCCCCAAAGAGGCAATTACCCATGCTGGTCAGTCACTGGAAGATCCTCTGATGAGG GAGTTTATCCAGTCCTGTGTGAGACATGATGCAAAGAAGCGCCCGACGGCGCATGACCTGCTGTTCCACAGGGTGCTGTTTGAGGTGCACTCCCTCAAACTGCTGGCTGCCCACTGCCTCATCAACAACCAGT ACCTGCTGCCAGAAAACTGCGTGGAGGAAAAGACTAAGTCATTTGATCCCAACGCTGTGATGGCCGAGATTCAGCACACGGACCGTCCGGGGGTGCAGTTGAG gTATTCCCATGTCTCTCCACTGGAGCTGGACAAGTTCCTAGAGGATGTGAA aAATGGGATTTACCCCCTGATGAATTTTGCCCCTCCGCGCCCTCACCCCATGCCCCGTGCACTCTCGTTGTCCCAGGAGCACATGGAGACTGTGAAGACCCCCACACCTGAGCCCCAGGAGACAGAGACCAGAAAG GTTGTTCAGATGCATTGTAATCTGGAGTCCAACGAAGAAGGAACAAAAACACAC CTCACCCTATTCCTAAAGATGGAAGATAAGCTCCACAGGCAGCTCAGCTGTGACATCCTGCCCG cgGACAGTTCAAAGGATCTTGCAAATGAGCTGGTTCATTTTGCCTTCATCAGTGAG GAGGACTGCGACATGCTGGCTGGGTTCTTAGAGGAGGCTCTCAGTAAGTACCGGAGTGGAGGCACTGGCTGGACTGGCATCACAATGATGCATTGA